In Kitasatospora sp. NA04385, a single genomic region encodes these proteins:
- a CDS encoding NAD-glutamate dehydrogenase has protein sequence MQTKLDAAKADLLRKAAAAAENSQVGGAAPGEGLSNGALAAYLHHYYLHTAPEDVINRDPVDVYGAAASHYRLGLKRPQGTAEVRVHTPTVEENGWSCGHTVVEVVTDDMPFLVDSVTNELTRLDRAIHLVVHPQLAVRRDITGRLLEILDTDACNRAQAAGAEWPADAVVESWMHIEIDRETDREDLRTLEAGLRRVLGDVREVVEDWSKMRDSALRLADELAEQPPAHLPEQEVGEAWELMRWLADDHFTFLGYREYDLVEHEGEEVLKAVAGTGLGILRADPLSHDTDHHPVSEAFGRLSAPVRAKAHERKLLVLTKANSRSTVHRTAYLDYVGVKKFNEAGEPVGERRFLGLFSSAAYTESVTRIPVVRRKVQEVMNGAGFSGDSHDGRDLLQIMETFPRDEMFQTAAAELQSIATSVLYLQERRRLRLFLRQDEYGRYYSAYVYLPRDRYTTRIRLALTDILKSELSGDTIDYTVYATESVLTRLHFVIRVAPGTELPQLSDSDIERIENRLAEAARFWMDGFNDQLGTEFGEEKAAELSHKYATAFPDGYRADFPPRTAVADLKQIESLSGEGDFRLNLYQPVGAGDDERRFKIYRVGGPISLTEVLPVLQCLGVEVLDEHPYALRRTDGTTAWVVDFGLRLSEGTDLTEEDRERFQDTFAATWLGQSENDGFNELVLTAKLTWRQAVVLRAYAKYLRQAGSTFSQDYMEDALRNNTHTTRLLVNLFEARLSPSHRSGSEELTEGILEELAGALDEVVSLDEDRILRSFLHLIKATLRTNFFQHDGEGQWHSYVSMKFDPKAIPDLPAPRPAFEIWVYSPRVEGVHLRFGKVARGGLRWSDRREDFRTEILGLVKAQMVKNTVIVPVGAKGGFVAKQLPDPSVDRDAWLAEGVASYKTFISALLDITDNLVAGEVVHPVDVVRHDEDDTYLVVAADKGTATFSDIANGVAQEYGFWLGDAFASGGSAGYDHKGMGITARGAWESVKRNFRELGVDTQSEDFTVIGIGDMSGDVFGNGMLLSEHIRLVAAFDHRHIFLDPNPDAAASFAERRRLFDLPRSSWDDYDKSLISAGGGVYPRSAKAIQLSAQIRERLGIDSAKLTPAELMKAILQAPVDLFWNGGIGTYVKAATETNAEVGDKANDAIRVNGGDVRARVIGEGGNLGCTQLGRIEFAAGGGPQGAGGWIDTDAIDNSAGVDTSDHEVNIKILLNQVVADGDMTVKQRNALLAEMTDEVGHLVLRNNYAQNVVLANAVAQAASMVNVHSRMINRLESNGQLDRALEYLPTEKQIRDRQQAGRGLSQPELSVLLAYTKITLADELLATDLPDDPYFRDVLHQYFPSALRARFAEQIDHHPLRREIITTLIVNDTINRGGCTFAFRLREETGATMEEIARTHAAARAVFGLEQIWDQVERLDNRVAARVQTKMRLHARRLVERATRWMLNNRQPLDIADTIAFFHDRVNQVWDALPKPLAGEDLAWFESVHQELSAAGVPDELATRIAGLSSAFPTLDIVGVADRSDTDVMEVAELYYDLGDRLQISHLLDRVIDLPRTDRWSSMARAAIREDLFAAHAALTADVLAAGPAGSSPEERYSAWAELNATLLSRARTTLDDIRGSDNYELSSLSVAMRVIRTLLRNGR, from the coding sequence ATGCAGACCAAGCTGGACGCAGCCAAGGCCGACCTGCTCAGGAAAGCAGCAGCAGCCGCTGAGAACAGCCAGGTGGGGGGAGCGGCGCCGGGGGAGGGCCTGAGCAACGGTGCTCTGGCCGCTTACCTGCACCACTACTACCTCCACACCGCCCCCGAGGACGTGATCAACCGGGACCCGGTGGACGTGTACGGGGCCGCGGCCTCGCACTACCGGCTGGGCCTCAAGCGCCCGCAGGGCACCGCCGAGGTCCGGGTGCACACCCCGACCGTCGAGGAGAACGGCTGGTCCTGCGGCCACACCGTGGTCGAGGTGGTCACCGACGACATGCCGTTCCTGGTCGACTCGGTCACCAACGAGCTGACCCGCCTGGACCGCGCCATCCACCTGGTCGTGCACCCGCAGCTCGCCGTGCGCCGCGACATCACCGGCAGGCTGCTGGAGATCCTCGACACCGACGCGTGCAACCGCGCCCAGGCCGCCGGCGCCGAGTGGCCCGCCGACGCCGTGGTCGAGTCCTGGATGCACATCGAGATCGACCGCGAGACCGACCGCGAGGACCTGCGCACCCTGGAGGCCGGCCTGCGCCGGGTGCTGGGCGACGTCCGCGAGGTGGTCGAGGACTGGTCGAAGATGCGCGACTCCGCGCTCCGGCTGGCCGACGAGCTCGCCGAGCAGCCCCCCGCGCACCTGCCCGAGCAGGAGGTCGGCGAGGCCTGGGAGCTGATGCGCTGGCTCGCCGACGACCACTTCACCTTCCTCGGCTACCGCGAGTACGACCTGGTCGAGCACGAGGGCGAGGAGGTGCTCAAGGCGGTCGCCGGCACCGGCCTGGGCATCCTGCGCGCCGACCCGCTCAGCCACGACACCGACCACCACCCGGTCTCCGAGGCCTTCGGCCGGCTCTCCGCCCCCGTCCGCGCCAAGGCGCACGAGCGGAAGCTGCTGGTCCTCACCAAGGCCAACAGCCGCTCCACCGTGCACCGCACCGCGTACCTCGACTACGTCGGCGTGAAGAAGTTCAACGAGGCCGGCGAGCCGGTCGGCGAGCGCCGCTTCCTCGGCCTGTTCTCCTCCGCCGCGTACACCGAGTCCGTCACCCGGATCCCCGTGGTGCGCCGCAAGGTGCAGGAGGTCATGAACGGGGCCGGCTTCTCCGGCGACAGCCACGACGGGCGCGACCTGCTCCAGATCATGGAGACCTTCCCGCGCGACGAGATGTTCCAGACCGCCGCCGCCGAGCTCCAGTCGATCGCCACCAGCGTCCTGTACCTCCAGGAGCGCCGCCGGCTGCGGCTGTTCCTGCGCCAGGACGAGTACGGCCGCTACTACTCGGCGTACGTCTACCTGCCGCGCGACCGCTACACCACCCGGATCCGGCTCGCCCTCACCGACATCCTCAAGAGCGAGCTGAGCGGCGACACCATCGACTACACGGTGTACGCCACCGAGTCGGTCCTCACCCGCCTGCACTTCGTGATCCGGGTCGCCCCCGGCACCGAGCTGCCGCAGCTGTCCGACTCCGACATCGAGCGGATCGAGAACCGGCTCGCCGAGGCCGCCCGGTTCTGGATGGACGGCTTCAACGACCAGCTGGGCACCGAGTTCGGCGAGGAGAAGGCCGCCGAGCTGTCGCACAAGTACGCCACCGCCTTCCCCGACGGCTACCGCGCCGACTTCCCGCCGCGCACCGCCGTCGCCGACCTCAAGCAGATCGAGTCGCTCAGCGGCGAGGGCGACTTCCGGCTCAACCTGTACCAGCCGGTCGGCGCGGGCGACGACGAGCGCCGCTTCAAGATCTACCGGGTCGGCGGCCCGATCTCGCTCACCGAGGTGCTGCCCGTCCTGCAGTGCCTGGGCGTCGAGGTCCTCGACGAGCACCCGTACGCGCTGCGCCGCACCGACGGCACCACCGCCTGGGTGGTCGACTTCGGCCTCCGGCTCAGTGAGGGCACCGACCTCACCGAGGAGGACCGCGAGCGCTTCCAGGACACCTTCGCCGCCACCTGGCTCGGCCAGTCCGAGAACGACGGCTTCAACGAGCTCGTCCTCACCGCGAAGCTGACCTGGCGCCAGGCCGTCGTGCTGCGCGCGTACGCCAAGTACCTGCGGCAGGCGGGCTCCACGTTCTCCCAGGACTACATGGAGGACGCGCTCCGCAACAACACCCACACCACCCGGCTGCTGGTCAACCTGTTCGAGGCCCGGCTCTCGCCCAGCCACCGCTCCGGCAGCGAGGAGCTCACCGAGGGCATCCTGGAGGAGCTGGCCGGCGCCCTCGACGAGGTCGTCTCGCTGGACGAGGACCGCATCCTGCGCTCCTTCCTCCACCTGATCAAGGCCACCCTGCGGACCAACTTCTTCCAGCACGACGGCGAGGGCCAGTGGCACTCGTACGTGTCGATGAAGTTCGACCCCAAGGCCATCCCCGACCTGCCCGCGCCGCGCCCCGCCTTCGAGATCTGGGTGTACTCGCCCCGGGTCGAGGGCGTCCACCTGCGCTTCGGCAAGGTCGCCCGCGGCGGCCTGCGCTGGTCCGACCGGCGCGAGGACTTCCGCACCGAGATCCTCGGCCTGGTCAAGGCCCAGATGGTCAAGAACACCGTCATCGTGCCGGTCGGCGCCAAGGGCGGCTTCGTCGCCAAGCAGCTGCCCGACCCGTCGGTGGACCGGGACGCCTGGCTCGCCGAGGGCGTCGCCTCCTACAAGACCTTCATCTCCGCGCTGCTCGACATCACCGACAACCTGGTGGCCGGCGAGGTCGTGCACCCCGTCGACGTGGTGCGCCACGACGAGGACGACACCTACCTGGTGGTCGCCGCCGACAAGGGCACCGCGACCTTCTCCGACATCGCCAACGGCGTCGCCCAGGAGTACGGCTTCTGGCTCGGCGACGCGTTCGCCTCCGGCGGCTCGGCGGGCTACGACCACAAGGGCATGGGCATCACCGCCCGCGGCGCCTGGGAATCCGTCAAGCGCAACTTCCGCGAACTCGGCGTCGACACCCAGTCCGAGGACTTCACCGTCATCGGCATCGGCGACATGTCCGGCGACGTGTTCGGCAACGGCATGCTGCTCTCCGAGCACATCCGGCTGGTCGCCGCCTTCGACCACCGGCACATCTTCCTCGACCCGAACCCGGACGCCGCGGCCTCCTTCGCCGAGCGCCGCCGGCTGTTCGACCTGCCGCGCAGCTCCTGGGACGACTACGACAAGTCGCTGATCTCGGCCGGCGGCGGCGTCTACCCGCGCTCCGCCAAGGCCATCCAGCTCTCCGCGCAGATCCGCGAGCGGCTCGGCATCGACTCCGCCAAGCTCACCCCCGCCGAGCTGATGAAGGCCATCCTGCAGGCCCCCGTCGACCTGTTCTGGAACGGCGGCATCGGCACCTACGTCAAGGCCGCCACCGAGACCAACGCCGAGGTCGGCGACAAGGCCAACGACGCGATCCGGGTCAACGGCGGCGACGTCCGGGCCCGGGTGATCGGCGAGGGCGGCAACCTCGGCTGCACCCAGCTCGGCCGGATCGAGTTCGCCGCCGGCGGCGGCCCGCAGGGGGCCGGCGGCTGGATCGACACCGACGCCATCGACAACTCGGCCGGCGTGGACACCTCCGACCACGAGGTGAACATCAAGATCCTGCTCAACCAGGTCGTCGCCGACGGCGACATGACGGTCAAGCAGCGCAACGCCCTGCTCGCCGAGATGACCGACGAGGTCGGCCACCTCGTGCTGCGCAACAACTACGCGCAGAACGTCGTGCTCGCCAACGCCGTCGCCCAGGCCGCCAGCATGGTCAACGTGCACTCCCGCATGATCAACCGGCTGGAGTCCAACGGACAGCTCGACCGGGCGCTGGAGTACCTGCCCACCGAGAAGCAGATCCGCGACCGCCAGCAGGCCGGCCGCGGCCTGTCCCAGCCCGAGCTGTCGGTGCTGCTCGCCTACACCAAGATCACCCTGGCCGACGAGCTGCTCGCCACCGACCTGCCCGACGACCCGTACTTCCGGGACGTGCTCCACCAGTACTTCCCCAGCGCGCTGCGGGCCCGCTTCGCCGAGCAGATCGACCACCACCCGCTGCGCCGCGAGATCATCACCACCCTGATCGTCAACGACACGATCAACCGCGGCGGCTGCACCTTCGCGTTCCGGCTCCGCGAGGAGACCGGCGCGACCATGGAGGAGATCGCCCGCACCCACGCCGCCGCCCGCGCGGTCTTCGGCCTGGAGCAGATCTGGGACCAGGTCGAGCGGCTCGACAACAGGGTCGCCGCCCGGGTCCAGACCAAGATGCGGCTGCACGCCCGCCGGCTGGTCGAGCGGGCCACCCGCTGGATGCTCAACAACCGGCAGCCGCTGGACATCGCCGACACCATCGCGTTCTTCCACGACCGGGTCAACCAGGTCTGGGACGCGCTGCCCAAGCCGCTGGCCGGGGAGGACCTCGCCTGGTTCGAGTCCGTCCACCAGGAGCTGTCCGCGGCCGGCGTCCCCGACGAGCTGGCCACCCGGATCGCCGGCCTGTCCTCCGCGTTCCCGACCCTCGACATCGTCGGCGTCGCGGACCGCTCGGACACCGACGTGATGGAGGTCGCCGAGCTGTACTACGACCTCGGCGACCGGCTCCAGATCAGCCACCTGCTCGACCGGGTCATCGACCTGCCGCGCACCGACCGGTGGTCCTCGATGGCCCGCGCCGCGATCCGCGAGGACCTGTTCGCCGCGCACGCCGCGCTCACCGCGGACGTGCTCGCCGCCGGGCCGGCCGGGTCCAGCCCCGAGGAGCGCTACTCGGCCTGGGCCGAGCTCAACGCCACCCTGCTCAGCCGGGCCCGCACCACGCTCGACGACATAAGGGGTTCGGACAACTACGAGCTGTCCAGCCTCTCCGTCGCGATGCGGGTGATCCGCACCCTGCTGCGCAACGGCCGATGA